A stretch of Sinorhizobium meliloti DNA encodes these proteins:
- the hisN gene encoding histidinol-phosphatase has product MLPDRTFFDRLADAAKAETMPRFRVGTSVLNKLEGGFDPVTEADRSAEASIRALIESSFPEHGILGEEHGNIGLDRELVWVIDPIDGTRAFISGLPVWGTLIGLYRNGKAVMGLMDQPFTGERFFADGEKALYRGPDGERVLATRPCHALSDAVLFTTSPHLYTGELKERFEALQEKVRLFRYGCDCYAFALLAAGHVDLVVECGLKPYDVGGLIPLIEQAGGIITDWQGGPAEMGGEIIAAGSRELHAQALEALKGRV; this is encoded by the coding sequence ATGCTGCCCGACCGTACTTTCTTCGACCGTCTCGCCGACGCCGCCAAGGCCGAAACCATGCCGCGCTTCCGGGTTGGCACGAGTGTTCTCAACAAGCTCGAAGGCGGCTTCGACCCGGTGACGGAAGCCGACAGGTCGGCTGAGGCGTCGATCCGCGCGCTGATCGAGAGCAGCTTTCCGGAACACGGCATTCTCGGCGAAGAGCACGGCAATATCGGTCTCGACCGCGAACTCGTCTGGGTCATCGACCCGATCGACGGGACCCGTGCATTCATCTCCGGCCTGCCGGTGTGGGGCACGCTGATCGGCCTCTACCGGAACGGCAAGGCCGTCATGGGGCTGATGGACCAGCCCTTCACCGGCGAGCGTTTTTTCGCCGACGGCGAGAAGGCGCTCTATCGGGGACCTGACGGAGAGAGGGTGCTCGCCACGCGGCCCTGCCATGCGCTTTCGGATGCCGTTCTGTTCACGACATCCCCGCACCTCTACACGGGCGAGCTCAAGGAGCGCTTCGAGGCATTGCAGGAGAAGGTGCGGCTCTTCCGCTACGGCTGCGACTGCTATGCCTTCGCGCTGCTTGCAGCCGGCCATGTCGATCTCGTCGTCGAATGCGGCCTGAAGCCCTACGACGTCGGCGGGCTCATTCCGCTGATCGAGCAGGCGGGCGGAATCATCACCGACTGGCAGGGCGGGCCGGCGGAAATGGGCGGCGAAATCATCGCTGCCGGCAGCCGCGAATTGCATGCGCAGGCGCTTGAGGCGCTCAAGGGCCGGGTTTAA
- a CDS encoding alpha/beta fold hydrolase, translating into MTTLLHSMPENPMPGDPVVGFFDGARNRKIRYAVFRSKAPVIRGTIVLLQGRNESIEKYFETIGDLMAAGFWVATFDWRGQGGSERLSPQWTHGHVEDFTDYERDLTIFLDEIVLPDTRLPFSIVAHSMGALVALSLAPMLASRIDRMVLLAPFVGLGGQAIGERGIAAIATVMRWIGLGRLALSSDKGNGTPFRGNVLTADDRRYARNLALIDARPQLRVGPPTARWLSEAFRTIRRVLKHEHLTRITIPAVILAPTADKLVPYLPVERLASNFRAGHLIPIDGARHELLQEADRYRAQAMAAILAFLPGADAEDPASLPRQLEEA; encoded by the coding sequence ATGACCACGCTCCTTCACTCGATGCCGGAAAATCCGATGCCGGGCGATCCGGTGGTTGGCTTTTTCGACGGAGCCCGCAACCGCAAGATCCGCTACGCGGTGTTCAGGTCGAAGGCCCCGGTCATTCGCGGCACCATCGTCCTGCTGCAGGGTCGCAACGAGTCGATCGAGAAATACTTCGAAACGATCGGCGATCTCATGGCGGCCGGTTTCTGGGTCGCGACCTTCGACTGGCGCGGACAGGGCGGCTCCGAGCGGCTGTCGCCGCAATGGACCCACGGCCATGTGGAGGATTTCACCGATTACGAGCGCGACCTGACGATTTTTCTCGATGAGATCGTCCTTCCCGACACCCGCCTGCCCTTCTCGATCGTCGCCCATTCGATGGGGGCGCTCGTCGCCCTGTCGCTCGCTCCCATGCTCGCAAGCCGCATCGACCGGATGGTGCTGCTTGCCCCCTTCGTCGGTCTGGGGGGCCAGGCGATCGGCGAACGGGGTATCGCAGCGATCGCGACGGTCATGCGCTGGATCGGCCTCGGGAGGCTGGCGCTGAGTTCCGACAAAGGCAACGGTACCCCTTTTAGGGGCAATGTTCTGACCGCGGACGACCGGCGCTACGCCCGCAACCTGGCGCTCATCGATGCGCGTCCGCAACTGCGGGTCGGACCGCCCACGGCCCGCTGGCTGAGCGAGGCCTTCCGAACGATCCGGCGCGTCCTCAAGCACGAACATCTGACGAGGATCACCATACCGGCCGTCATACTCGCCCCGACGGCCGATAAGCTCGTGCCGTATCTCCCGGTCGAGCGGTTGGCCAGCAATTTCCGTGCGGGGCATCTGATCCCGATCGACGGCGCGCGGCACGAACTCCTGCAGGAGGCCGACCGCTATCGCGCCCAGGCGATGGCCGCGATCCTGGCCTTTCTGCCGGGCGCCGATGCGGAGGACCCCGCGTCCCTGCCGCGACAGTTGGAAGAGGCTTAA
- a CDS encoding Hsp20 family protein, with translation MRHFDFSPLYRSTVGFDRLFTMLDSLGQPDQSQTYPPYNIERTGENAYRITMAVAGFDESELSVEARENTLTIKGEKSEEKGEETQFLHRGIAKRAFERRFQLADHVEIKSASLKNGLLHVDLLRNIPETAKPRRIEITAAASQPKQIEAQTA, from the coding sequence ATGCGTCATTTTGATTTTTCTCCCCTCTACCGCTCCACTGTCGGCTTCGACCGCCTGTTCACCATGCTCGATAGCCTTGGTCAGCCGGATCAGTCGCAGACCTATCCGCCCTACAACATCGAACGCACCGGCGAAAACGCCTATCGCATCACCATGGCCGTTGCCGGTTTCGACGAAAGCGAGCTTTCGGTCGAAGCGCGCGAAAACACGCTGACGATCAAGGGCGAAAAGAGCGAAGAGAAGGGTGAGGAAACCCAGTTTCTCCATCGCGGCATAGCCAAGCGCGCCTTCGAGCGCCGCTTCCAGCTTGCCGACCACGTCGAGATCAAGTCCGCTTCGCTGAAGAACGGCCTGCTCCACGTCGATCTTCTGCGCAATATCCCGGAAACGGCCAAGCCGCGCCGGATCGAGATCACCGCGGCGGCTTCGCAGCCGAAGCAGATCGAGGCGCAGACCGCCTGA
- a CDS encoding ABC transporter substrate-binding protein, whose amino-acid sequence MTKRWNKIGRAAFAAALMLSAGYAEAAGILSIGRREDSTTFDPIKSAQNVDNWVFSNVFDVLVRVDKTGTKLEPGLAESWTLSDDGLTYTFKIRDAKFSDGSPITAEDAAFSLLRIRDHEGSLWSDSYKIIETAEAADPKTLVVKLKTPSAPFLSTLALPNVSVLSKKAVEAGEDAFAELPTASSGAFTVKEWRRGDRVILEKNPNFWQADRVKLDGVEWISVPDDNTRMLNVQAGQLDTAIFVPFSRVEELKKDPNLTVHIDTSTREDHLLINHEHGMLAKKEVRQALDMAIDKKAIVDTVTFGIGTVANSYIPKGSLYHYDANYQYPYDPEKAKAMLAEAGASDLTLNYVVNAGNEVDEQIAVLLQQQFAKAGVTVNLQKVDASQSWDMLVAGDYDISVMYWTNDVLDPDQKTTFVLGHDTNMNYMTRYNSEKVKELVAAARLELDPAKREAMYVDIQKTAKDDVHWIDLYYSPYLNVSRKNIENFYQNPLGRFFLEDTVKN is encoded by the coding sequence ATGACCAAAAGGTGGAACAAAATCGGCCGGGCCGCTTTCGCAGCCGCCCTGATGCTCAGTGCCGGTTACGCCGAGGCCGCCGGTATCCTCTCCATCGGCCGCCGCGAAGATTCAACGACTTTCGATCCGATCAAGTCGGCCCAGAACGTCGACAACTGGGTGTTCTCCAACGTCTTCGACGTGCTTGTCCGCGTGGACAAGACCGGCACCAAGCTGGAGCCTGGGCTCGCCGAAAGCTGGACCCTTTCCGATGACGGCCTGACCTACACGTTCAAGATCCGCGACGCGAAGTTCTCGGACGGCTCGCCGATAACGGCCGAGGATGCCGCCTTCAGCTTGCTGCGCATACGCGACCACGAAGGCTCTCTGTGGAGCGACAGCTACAAGATCATCGAAACCGCCGAGGCGGCCGATCCAAAGACTCTGGTCGTCAAGTTGAAGACGCCCTCCGCACCCTTCCTGTCGACGCTTGCCCTTCCGAACGTCTCGGTGCTTTCCAAGAAAGCCGTCGAGGCCGGCGAGGACGCTTTCGCCGAACTGCCGACGGCATCGTCCGGCGCGTTCACCGTCAAGGAATGGCGGCGCGGCGATCGGGTAATCCTCGAAAAGAATCCGAACTTCTGGCAGGCGGATCGTGTGAAACTAGACGGCGTCGAATGGATTTCCGTTCCGGACGACAACACGCGCATGCTGAACGTGCAGGCCGGCCAGCTCGACACAGCGATCTTCGTCCCGTTCTCGCGCGTCGAGGAGCTGAAGAAGGACCCGAACCTCACGGTCCACATCGACACCTCGACCCGCGAAGACCATCTGCTCATCAACCATGAGCACGGCATGCTTGCCAAAAAGGAAGTGCGCCAGGCCCTGGATATGGCGATCGACAAGAAGGCGATCGTCGACACGGTCACGTTCGGCATCGGCACGGTCGCAAATTCCTACATCCCAAAGGGCTCGCTCTATCACTACGACGCCAACTACCAGTATCCTTACGATCCGGAGAAGGCCAAGGCGATGCTGGCCGAGGCGGGGGCATCCGACCTGACGCTCAACTATGTCGTAAACGCGGGCAACGAGGTCGACGAGCAGATCGCGGTGCTGCTGCAGCAGCAGTTTGCCAAGGCGGGCGTCACGGTCAATCTGCAGAAGGTCGACGCGAGCCAGAGCTGGGACATGCTGGTCGCCGGCGACTACGATATCTCGGTCATGTACTGGACAAACGACGTCCTCGATCCGGACCAGAAGACCACCTTCGTGCTCGGCCATGACACCAATATGAACTACATGACCCGCTACAACAGCGAAAAGGTGAAGGAGCTTGTCGCAGCGGCACGTCTGGAACTCGATCCGGCAAAGCGTGAGGCCATGTACGTCGATATTCAGAAGACGGCGAAGGATGACGTCCACTGGATCGACCTATACTACAGCCCTTATCTGAACGTATCGCGCAAGAACATCGAGAACTTCTACCAGAACCCGCTCGGCCGATTCTTCCTGGAAGACACGGTGAAGAACTGA
- a CDS encoding dipeptide ABC transporter ATP-binding protein — MSASVLSVRDLTVKAHLQGETRTLLDGISLDLAKGEILGLVGESGSGKSLFCRALVRLLPSSLLKIEGGAVLLGGRDLTAVTDAEMLEVRGAEIGMIFQNPTSHLDPVMRIGDQIAEGIRYHQGLGGRDARAAAVEILGQIGFPEPVRQYDSYPHELSGGMRQRAMIGVALSCNPQILIADEPTTALDVTIQAQILKLLMDIRDRRGLSIILITHDLGIVAQTCDRIAVMRGGKLLEQGPKRTILSAPQDPYTVRLIHSHPSMPEAVLPATSLPAPSHGATRSLLEIDDLHVRFPSGGSLFRGKNARAVSAVSGISLRIMPGETVGIVGESGSGKSTLARAMLGLTPISAGHVSFDGIDLSQQRGAGLTRLRHESAMVFQDPFNALNPRLTIGQTLAEVLKVQKKIGGADIPARIGELLDLVGLEREFAHRKPRSMSGGQCQRAGIARALAVDPRLIIADECVAALDVTIQAQIVDLFRKLARDLNLTLIFIAHDLAIVRNLCERTVVMHRGEIIEEGRSEDVFSRPKHPYTAALIAAIPDIDPDRSLLGHTDAPPVEPIQSVKRLP; from the coding sequence ATGAGCGCCTCCGTCCTGTCTGTCCGCGACCTGACCGTGAAGGCGCATCTCCAGGGAGAGACGCGCACGCTGCTGGATGGCATCTCGCTCGACCTCGCCAAGGGCGAGATCCTCGGCCTCGTCGGCGAAAGCGGATCGGGCAAGAGCCTGTTCTGCCGCGCGCTGGTTCGCCTCCTGCCATCATCCCTGCTGAAGATCGAAGGCGGTGCGGTTCTCCTCGGAGGGCGCGACCTCACGGCCGTCACCGACGCCGAGATGCTGGAGGTGCGCGGCGCCGAGATCGGCATGATCTTCCAGAACCCGACCAGCCACCTCGACCCGGTCATGCGCATCGGCGACCAGATCGCCGAGGGCATCCGCTACCATCAGGGCCTCGGCGGCCGCGATGCGCGGGCGGCAGCGGTCGAGATACTGGGGCAGATCGGGTTCCCTGAACCTGTCCGCCAGTACGACAGCTACCCGCACGAGCTTTCCGGCGGCATGCGTCAGCGGGCCATGATCGGCGTGGCACTGTCCTGCAATCCGCAAATCCTCATAGCCGACGAACCGACGACCGCCCTCGACGTGACGATCCAGGCGCAGATCCTGAAACTCCTGATGGACATCCGCGACAGGCGCGGCCTGTCGATCATCCTCATTACCCATGATCTCGGCATCGTGGCGCAGACCTGCGACCGCATTGCCGTGATGCGCGGCGGAAAGCTGCTGGAACAGGGTCCTAAACGGACGATCCTGTCCGCACCGCAGGACCCGTATACAGTTCGGCTCATCCACAGCCATCCATCCATGCCCGAGGCGGTGCTCCCCGCCACCAGTCTCCCAGCGCCCTCACATGGAGCGACAAGGTCGCTTCTGGAGATCGATGACTTGCATGTGCGCTTCCCGTCGGGCGGCAGCCTTTTCAGGGGAAAGAACGCCAGGGCCGTCAGCGCCGTTTCGGGGATCAGCCTGCGGATCATGCCCGGCGAAACGGTCGGTATCGTCGGCGAATCCGGCAGCGGCAAAAGTACGCTTGCCCGCGCCATGCTGGGCCTGACGCCGATTTCCGCCGGTCACGTCAGCTTCGACGGTATCGATCTTTCTCAGCAGAGGGGTGCGGGTCTCACCAGGCTGCGACACGAGTCCGCCATGGTCTTTCAGGATCCGTTCAATGCATTGAACCCGCGCCTGACCATCGGCCAGACTCTTGCTGAAGTTCTGAAAGTGCAGAAAAAGATCGGCGGAGCCGACATTCCGGCACGCATCGGCGAGCTGCTGGACCTTGTCGGCCTCGAGCGCGAATTCGCCCATCGCAAACCGCGCAGCATGAGCGGCGGCCAGTGCCAGAGGGCGGGCATCGCCCGTGCCCTTGCCGTCGACCCGAGACTGATTATCGCCGACGAATGCGTCGCAGCACTCGATGTCACGATCCAGGCGCAGATCGTCGACCTCTTCCGCAAGCTCGCCCGCGACCTTAACCTCACGCTGATCTTCATCGCCCATGACCTCGCGATCGTGCGCAACCTGTGCGAACGCACCGTGGTGATGCATCGCGGAGAGATCATCGAGGAGGGCCGCTCCGAGGACGTCTTCTCCCGGCCGAAACATCCCTACACCGCCGCATTGATCGCCGCGATCCCCGACATCGATCCCGACAGGTCATTACTCGGCCATACCGATGCGCCGCCGGTGGAACCGATCCAGTCCGTCAAACGCCTGCCATAA
- a CDS encoding ABC transporter permease, with amino-acid sequence MSAGTVSSSPAGWRLLFGRRLALVIGAGILLFFLLLAIGAPVVAPYDPILQNGAARLQPPSLLHPFGTDNFGRDLLSRVIWGTRIDLQIALIGVAFPFVIGTIVGTIAGFFGGIVDALFMRLVDIILAFPFLVLMLSIIAILGPGLGSFYIAMALVGWVSYARLIRAQILVLKNSDYAVAAVSLGFGRFRIMFRHLLPNAIAGSIVFAMSDAVLVLLSGAAVSYLGLGVQPPVAEWGVMVAEGQSFITTAWWITLFPGLSIVSLAFGFSMLGDALGELLGVHE; translated from the coding sequence ATGAGCGCCGGTACGGTGTCCTCGTCGCCGGCCGGCTGGCGGTTGCTCTTCGGCCGGCGGCTGGCCCTCGTCATTGGCGCGGGCATCCTGCTGTTTTTCCTGCTGCTGGCGATCGGCGCACCCGTCGTCGCCCCCTATGACCCGATCCTGCAGAACGGCGCAGCCCGCTTGCAGCCGCCGTCGCTTCTGCATCCGTTCGGCACCGACAACTTCGGCCGCGACCTCCTTTCACGGGTCATCTGGGGCACACGCATCGACCTGCAGATCGCCTTGATCGGGGTCGCCTTCCCCTTCGTCATAGGAACGATCGTCGGCACCATCGCCGGCTTCTTCGGCGGCATTGTAGACGCGCTGTTCATGCGCCTCGTCGACATCATCCTCGCCTTTCCATTCCTCGTATTGATGCTGTCGATCATCGCCATTCTCGGTCCGGGCCTCGGCAGCTTCTATATCGCCATGGCGCTGGTCGGATGGGTTTCATATGCCCGGTTGATCCGGGCACAGATTCTCGTTCTGAAGAACAGCGACTATGCCGTCGCCGCCGTCAGCCTCGGTTTCGGCCGCTTCCGCATCATGTTCCGGCACTTGCTACCCAATGCCATTGCCGGCTCGATCGTCTTTGCCATGTCGGATGCCGTCCTGGTGCTGCTGAGCGGGGCCGCCGTCAGCTATCTCGGTCTCGGCGTCCAGCCGCCGGTCGCCGAATGGGGCGTCATGGTCGCGGAGGGCCAGAGCTTCATCACCACCGCCTGGTGGATCACGCTGTTTCCCGGCCTGTCCATCGTCAGCCTTGCCTTCGGCTTCAGCATGCTGGGCGATGCGCTCGGCGAATTGCTCGGAGTGCACGAATGA
- a CDS encoding ABC transporter permease → MHRYRFVLTRPLQFLPVIFGISIITFILVRLIPGDPARNLLGARATPSAIAKIRAQYGLDEPMWQQYFYFLKNLADGEMGKSILYKIDVLKLIATRVEPTIALVLSSVVLAVLIAVPMAALAARNSGKAPDHIVRVVSTFGIGFPPFWLGLMLMILFSVKLDVLPVSGYGATFGDKLAHLILPSLTVALSLSTVLVRSLRAAMIESLKSDVATAARARGMPERIVFWRHVVPNSLVPTINLLAVNIGWLIGGTVVVESVFALPGMGQLLVRAIFSRDYMVVQGVAMVFACATVLVNFIADIVTVAVDPRVKL, encoded by the coding sequence ATGCATCGCTATAGGTTCGTTCTCACTCGACCTTTGCAGTTCCTGCCGGTCATCTTCGGGATCAGCATCATAACCTTCATTCTGGTGCGGCTCATCCCCGGCGATCCGGCGCGCAACCTGCTCGGAGCCCGCGCCACCCCGTCGGCCATCGCCAAGATCCGCGCCCAGTACGGCCTCGACGAGCCGATGTGGCAGCAATATTTCTACTTTCTGAAGAATCTTGCCGATGGCGAGATGGGCAAGTCGATCCTCTACAAGATCGATGTCCTGAAGCTTATCGCCACACGTGTCGAGCCGACCATCGCGCTCGTGCTGTCGAGCGTCGTTCTGGCGGTTCTCATCGCCGTGCCCATGGCGGCGCTTGCAGCGCGTAATTCCGGCAAGGCGCCGGACCATATCGTCCGGGTTGTTTCCACATTCGGCATCGGGTTTCCGCCGTTCTGGCTCGGCCTGATGCTGATGATCCTTTTCAGCGTCAAACTGGACGTGCTGCCGGTGTCCGGCTACGGGGCGACCTTCGGCGACAAGCTCGCCCATCTGATCCTGCCGAGCCTGACGGTCGCTCTTTCCCTGTCGACGGTGCTGGTTCGCAGCCTGCGCGCGGCAATGATCGAGTCCCTGAAATCAGACGTGGCGACGGCCGCCCGCGCGCGCGGCATGCCTGAGCGCATCGTCTTCTGGCGGCATGTCGTTCCGAATTCGCTGGTGCCGACCATCAACCTTCTGGCGGTCAACATCGGTTGGCTGATCGGCGGCACGGTCGTGGTCGAAAGCGTCTTTGCCCTGCCGGGCATGGGACAGTTGCTGGTACGCGCCATCTTCTCGCGCGACTACATGGTCGTGCAGGGTGTCGCCATGGTGTTTGCCTGCGCCACTGTGCTCGTCAACTTCATCGCCGACATCGTCACCGTCGCCGTCGATCCGAGGGTGAAACTATGA
- a CDS encoding proline iminopeptidase-family hydrolase, whose translation MWRDIEPEARHEIEVDGYKVVAYSFGSGPETLFCLNGGPGLPCDYLREAHSCLIDKGYRVVAFDQLGTGASDRPTDPSLWTIGRYVEETETVRKALGLGKVHMLGHSWGGWLAIDYALTYPENLQTLILEDTVADMPHLVTELERLRAALGPETVAMMQKHEAQGTYDHPEYMAAITILNYRHVCRLPEWPAPVRRSLDDWNMGPYGTMQGPNEFLYIGNLKDWNRIPDLPGIKVPTLITTGEHDELTPACALKMKLAIPDAELRVFANASHMPFYENPADYYPALIDFLSRHRPN comes from the coding sequence ATGTGGCGTGATATCGAGCCGGAGGCGCGACACGAAATCGAAGTCGATGGCTACAAGGTGGTGGCCTACAGCTTCGGTTCGGGTCCGGAGACCTTGTTCTGCCTGAATGGCGGGCCGGGACTACCCTGTGACTATCTGCGCGAAGCCCATTCGTGCCTCATCGACAAGGGCTATCGCGTCGTCGCCTTCGATCAGCTCGGCACCGGCGCCTCCGACCGCCCGACCGATCCTTCGCTCTGGACGATCGGCCGGTATGTCGAGGAAACCGAAACGGTTCGCAAGGCGCTGGGACTCGGCAAGGTGCACATGCTCGGCCATTCCTGGGGTGGCTGGCTGGCGATCGATTACGCGCTGACATACCCGGAAAACCTGCAGACGCTGATCCTGGAGGATACGGTCGCCGACATGCCGCACCTCGTCACCGAGCTTGAGCGGCTGCGCGCCGCGCTCGGCCCGGAGACCGTCGCCATGATGCAGAAGCACGAGGCGCAGGGCACATACGATCATCCCGAATATATGGCTGCCATTACCATCCTGAACTATCGCCATGTCTGCCGCCTGCCGGAATGGCCCGCACCGGTACGCCGGTCCCTGGACGACTGGAATATGGGTCCCTACGGCACGATGCAAGGCCCGAACGAGTTTCTCTATATCGGCAATCTCAAGGACTGGAACCGCATTCCCGACCTCCCCGGCATTAAGGTGCCGACGCTGATCACCACGGGAGAACACGACGAGCTCACGCCGGCCTGCGCGCTGAAGATGAAGCTCGCCATCCCGGATGCCGAGCTCAGGGTTTTTGCCAATGCAAGCCACATGCCGTTCTACGAGAACCCCGCGGACTATTATCCTGCGCTGATCGATTTCCTGTCGCGGCACAGGCCGAACTGA
- a CDS encoding LuxR family transcriptional regulator, with product MFDELGTIRNQFTAHDTLDGRIDQVFEAMKSIGFEALIYDYTPVPRDLDGTIMVPSLLKLRNISEDMHDYWFDRGYFRIDPVQQVALRTSTPFFWNYDPDADTLIRRFMSDDTAPVARYLSERDMSTGVTVPVHMPRGDYATVTGVRFGGNRAFEGHALRYIADFNLLAHVFHEAAYSLFDAQAFNAGTARLTERERECLRYSAEGHSAKEISRIIHRSVPTVVMHLNAAAKKLGAKNRTQAVVRATHYRLLEERPSYNL from the coding sequence ATGTTTGACGAACTCGGGACGATCAGGAACCAGTTCACCGCGCACGACACGCTGGATGGCCGTATCGATCAGGTGTTCGAGGCGATGAAGTCGATCGGCTTCGAGGCTCTGATCTACGACTATACGCCGGTGCCCCGCGATCTCGACGGCACGATCATGGTCCCGTCGCTGCTGAAACTTCGCAACATCTCGGAAGACATGCACGACTACTGGTTCGATCGCGGCTATTTCCGCATCGATCCCGTGCAGCAGGTGGCGCTGCGCACGTCGACGCCGTTCTTTTGGAACTATGATCCCGATGCGGACACGCTGATCAGGCGCTTCATGAGCGATGATACGGCGCCTGTCGCCCGCTACCTGAGCGAACGCGACATGTCGACCGGCGTCACCGTTCCGGTCCACATGCCGCGCGGCGACTATGCGACCGTCACGGGCGTGCGTTTCGGCGGCAATCGCGCATTCGAGGGGCATGCGCTGCGGTACATCGCCGATTTCAACCTGCTCGCCCATGTGTTTCACGAGGCGGCCTATTCGCTGTTCGACGCGCAGGCCTTCAACGCCGGCACCGCGAGGCTGACGGAGCGGGAGCGCGAATGCCTTCGCTATTCCGCCGAGGGCCACTCGGCCAAGGAAATTTCCCGTATCATCCACCGCTCTGTGCCGACTGTCGTCATGCACCTCAACGCCGCGGCCAAGAAACTCGGTGCGAAGAACCGAACCCAGGCGGTTGTGCGCGCCACGCACTACCGCCTGCTCGAAGAGCGCCCATCCTATAACTTGTGA
- a CDS encoding proline iminopeptidase-family hydrolase — translation MEMHVAAVASKEAFLPFREYQTWYRITGSLGSGKLPLVVAHGGPGCTHDYVDSFKGISEIDGRAVIHYDQLGNGNSTRLPDKGPDFWTPALFLGELDALLKHLGIQDRYAFLGQSWGGMLGAEHAVLKPAGLKALVIANSPANMHTWVAEANRLREELPQAVQDTLLRHEQAGTITDPEYIAASRVFYDRHVCRVTPWPAEVARTFAIMDEDNTVYRNMNGPTEFHVIGTMKDWTIEDRLMRIEAPTLLISGKYDEATPLVVKPYVDRVKGCEWVLFEHSSHMPHVEEKALCLETVSRFLSSHDTEA, via the coding sequence ATGGAGATGCACGTGGCCGCCGTCGCGTCGAAGGAAGCCTTCCTGCCCTTTCGCGAATACCAGACCTGGTATCGCATCACCGGTTCGCTCGGCAGCGGCAAGCTGCCGCTCGTCGTTGCCCATGGCGGACCGGGCTGCACCCATGACTACGTGGATTCCTTCAAGGGGATCAGCGAGATCGACGGACGCGCCGTCATTCACTACGACCAGCTCGGCAACGGCAACTCCACGCGCCTTCCGGACAAGGGCCCGGATTTCTGGACGCCCGCCCTGTTCCTCGGGGAACTCGACGCGCTGCTGAAGCATCTGGGCATCCAGGATCGCTATGCCTTTCTCGGACAGTCCTGGGGCGGCATGCTGGGTGCGGAACATGCGGTTCTAAAGCCTGCGGGGCTGAAGGCGCTGGTCATCGCCAATTCGCCGGCCAACATGCATACCTGGGTGGCGGAAGCCAATCGCCTGCGCGAGGAACTGCCGCAGGCGGTTCAGGATACGCTGCTCAGGCATGAGCAGGCCGGCACGATTACCGATCCGGAATACATCGCCGCCTCTCGCGTCTTCTACGACCGCCATGTCTGCCGCGTCACGCCGTGGCCGGCGGAAGTCGCGCGCACCTTTGCGATCATGGACGAAGATAATACGGTCTATCGCAACATGAACGGCCCGACCGAGTTCCACGTAATAGGTACGATGAAGGACTGGACGATCGAGGACCGGCTGATGCGGATCGAAGCGCCGACCCTCTTGATTTCCGGAAAATACGACGAAGCCACGCCGCTCGTCGTCAAGCCGTATGTGGATCGCGTGAAGGGCTGCGAATGGGTGCTGTTCGAGCATTCCAGCCACATGCCGCATGTGGAGGAGAAGGCCTTGTGCCTGGAAACGGTCTCTCGATTCCTGTCATCCCACGATACCGAGGCTTGA